Proteins encoded together in one Myotis daubentonii chromosome 17, mMyoDau2.1, whole genome shotgun sequence window:
- the SLC10A5 gene encoding sodium/bile acid cotransporter 5 has protein sequence MIRRLFIVLLFVTLGEAREPFLSFLSTARTEILLFTKTEETVLVRSTYRDKRPNASVLAVRLQDPEMLQVVKVTRATSGPTTFIIKLVAEEEGETNLTIQLWDSEGRPERLIEEITNVRVKVLEQRPDSLFQASTHMDRTILLLVLPVILLNKCAFGCKMEVQVFRVVWKRPLPVILVAATQFFLMPFCGFLLTQVLALPEALAFGFVMTCTCPGGGGGYLFALLLEGDITLAILMTCTSTVLALVMMPANSYLYSRILGLSGTFHVPVSKIMSTLLFILVPISAGIVIKQRTPEKASILERIIRPLSFILMSVGIYLMFRMGLVFLRTDNPEVLLLGVLVPALGLLFGYCSAKSCRLPPAVCKTVAIESGALNSFLALAIIQLALPQSQADAASVAPFTVALCSGCEMLLILLLYKAKKRCILMTGEESKHPPRSSNHSTAARPL, from the coding sequence ATGATTAGACGACTTTTTATTGTCTTGCTTTTTGTGACGCTGGGAGAAGCAAGGGAGCCATTCctcagttttctgagtacagcGAGGACTGAAATACTGCTCTTCACAAAGACTGAAGAAACCGTCCTTGTCCGATCCACGTACAGAGATAAGCGGCCCAACGCCAGCGTCCTCGCTGTGCGGCTCCAAGACCCTGAAATGCTGCAGGTGGTGAAGGTGACCAGGGCCACCTCCGGTCCTACAACCTTCATCATAAAACTAGTGgcggaggaagaaggagagaccAACTTGACCATTCAACTGTGGGACTCCGAAGGTAGGCCAGAGAGGCTCATTGAAGAAATAACGAATGTCAGAGTCAAAGTGCTCGAACAGAGGCCAGACAGCCTTTTCCAGGCATCCACGCACATGGACAGGACTATCCTTCTGCTGGTGCTGCCAGTGATCCTGTTAAACAAGTGCGCATTTGGCTGCAAGATGGAAGTGCAGGTGTTCCGCGTAGTATGGAAGAGACCTTTGCCAGTAATTTTGGTGGCAGCTACACAGTTTTTTCTGATGCCGTTTTGTGGATTTCTTTTGACTCAGGTTTTGGCCTTGCCCGAGGCACTGGCTTTTGGGTTTGTAATGACCTGCACGTgcccaggagggggtgggggctatCTCTTCGCTCTGCTTCTAGAAGGAGACATCACTTTGGCCATTTTGATGACCTGCACATCAACGGTATTGGCCCTGGTAATGATGCCTGCCAATTCCTACCTGTACAGTAGGATCTTAGGGCTCTCCGGTACATTCCATGTTCCCGTTTCGAAAATTATGTCAACACTCCTCTTCATACTTGTACCTATATCAGCTGGAATAGTCATCAAGCAGAGAACACCTGAAAAAGCAAGCATCCTGGAGAGAATCATTAGACCtctgagttttattttaatgtctgtGGGGATTTATTTGATGTTCCGGATGGGATTGGTGTTTCTAAGAACAGATAACCCAGAGGTGCTTCTGTTGGGTGTCTTAGTTCCTGCTCTGGGTTTGCTGTTCGGGTACTGCTCTGCTAAAAGCTGCAGGCTGCCTCCCGCTGTGTGCAAGACTGTGGCGATCGAAAGCGGGGCACTGAACAGCTTCTTGGCTCTGGCCATCATCCAGCTCgccctcccccagtcccaggcCGACGCAGCTTCCGTGGCTCCCTTCACAGTGGCGCTGTGCTCTGGGTGTGAAATGCTGCTGATTCTCCTGTTGTACAAGGCGAAGAAGAGGTGTATCCTTATGACAGGAGAGGAAAGTAAGCATCCTCCCCGCTCTAGCAATCACAGCACGGCGGCACGCCCGCTCTGA